The window TGGTATGAGTATAACCGAAATAAGCCATAGGAGTGACGAATATGCCCAAATAAATGCAAATGCACAAAAAACATTACGTAACTTATTGTAAGTATAACTTTTTACACTATTACGTACTCAAGgtacctttcttcttcttcttattgtgccgtcttcgaacgaaggttggcgatcacttctttaaacgctttccTATCTTTtacaacgtgaaatatctgtaCATTTCAGAGATATATAACTGGCTTAACAAcgaaagaaagaagaatattaGGAGATATTGATATTATTCTAACCAATCGCTCTAATTTTCCTAGTTGGAAAATATAGCAAATCTTCTCCCATCCAGTCAAAAAACGGCTGGATGGGAGGAAATATTATCGATGTCACTTCAGATCTCAGTATTTATAGAAATATCAGATCCAATTAAAGATACTGTATATGTCTACATTGACCAACTGTTTGAAAAAAGTCTTGATGGAATTTTATGGGAGATCTTTGtgaatttttttcgttttttatattAATGATTTACAAAAATTCAAGCTAGGTTTGCCCTATTTTACACTATTTTCTAAAGCGTTaaagattatggcttacgctttCGCGTATTATCCTACTATTAGGTGTACTTGTACCCTTTCCCTCTCTATTTTGGTTACAATTTATTGTGTATCCGAAATGATTTCGTTCTACGTTTCGAGCCATGTCtgcatttctcttttcattgttttattttcataagTTTTATATCGTTTTCCATGTCATCCCACCATCTTGTTCTTAGTATAATATGGCTTTTCGTTGGATTAATGTCCATCTTTTTTTTTGAGCATCACGTTTGCAGGTCTTGTGATATGTGTTCTCTTCATTCCAAGCGTTGTGGTTTAATTATTCTCATTACAATTTCATTTTCTCTTATATCTCTTTGTTTGTTTTGAACATTTTCTCCATATGGGCTGTAGCATTTTAGGATTGTTTTTGTTCAAGGCTTCATAagatttcttattttttaataactgaccGTATCAGTGCTCTTATATCTCTATTTTACTTTCTGCTAAGATttgttttaaacatattctgGCTCTTCTGAAAGCTTGATTCCCTTTACAATTCTTTCTTGGACTCTTTTACACTTTAAGTGCAACTGAGTGTCCATCAAGTGGGGGATGGATAGTTTACTGCATTTTTCTATCTCCATTTCCagtttttaattactatttttcttttcGAATGTTTCTAACGTTTATTAGTAACTTTTACTCCGTGCTAATTATGTAATAGTTACGGTAAAACGATGCACATAATCCAGTTATAATTATTTACTTCATTTGTCATGCACATTCCGATTTTATAATCGATTATGTAGCTCATTGTTATATAAACATTTTCTGTGTGGTTATTGAGTTTAAGATTGTAATAAACAGCGTATCGAGATTGTgtagaataaataaaataaccgTATTATTTTTATGATAAAGGACTTGTTGAAAACGCCTGCATCCTTCACACTTCTCTTCTCTTCCCTTATCTCTTTATCGTGTCAAAAGCTCATTTAAAACCAATCAATACTATGTTATATTCCCAAGATTTATCTAGAATTTAGTCAAAGTATGTTCTAGCATTTATCTTCTTGTTCTGCATCCCTTTGGTAGACCCCTAGTAATTATTCTAcagaatttttgatttttttaattattatttttgtcagTGTTTTGCTTatataattttcatttatttcgtCGAAAgccttattattaattatttatacacTTTCTCCCATTGCAGAACTATTCCGGCGAATTATAAAATCTTGTTCGTGGCCGGTGGGGGCCAAGGAGCCTTCTCTGCAATTCCCATGAACCTCATTGGGAGAACAGGCAGCGCAGATTACTTAGTAACTGGAACTTGGTCTAAAGTAGCAGCAGAGGAAGCTAAAAAATATGGCAAGATCAATATTGCGGCGACAGAAGGGCAAATTTCCGATCCGAGAGTTTGGAAGTTGGATCCCAACGCAGGGTATGTCTTCTATTGTGACAATGATACCATAGACGGTGAGTGGTGGACCTTCTtctgattttatttattatttagttgTGTCTTAACTCACTCTTATTTATAATGGCGTTCAGTAAGAGTTAAAAATTTTGTTTCGCAGTCATACTGTGTTGTGCTCACCCTTAGAATCTCTAGATATCCAGTCAGATCGTTCTCCTTTTTGTTGCATTTTTTGTTCCATCAAACTAACATgtcataaataattaataatctaACAATAATTGTATATACGAATAGATCATATATGGATCATACAACCATCtgtatttatttaaatcattttaacTTAAAAACCTCATATTTTGTCAAAAAAGCCTACGATACAACAAGAGAGCCCTTGTTATTTTAGAGATGATATTTACACAATATGCACTCCACCTATATTTCCTATAAAGTTTAATTAAGATATCATTAATCTCTTCCTTGAATGATAGTGTTATTCCAATCTTGGTCAGAGTTTGAATTGTTAATGTCCTCCTCTTACTAAATATACAAAGTTTATATTTCATACACTTCAGCAGAAAATCTGATCGAAGCCGTTCGATCCAGAAAAATCTCAATCAGGTAGATACCCTAGTTGCCCTAATAAGATAGGTGTTCGAATTAGATAAAGGCCGTATCAGAGTAGTAAAGACGAACAAAATATGTTAAAGGGGACCATAAAAAAGCTTGCGACAGGTTTTTCTTTTGAGTAAATATCTACAAGTCCCTCGCTCAGCGACTCATAGAGGCTAATGAAATGTGTATGAAATCCTAGAATCTGGCTTGGTCACTAAAGAATTCACACAATCAAATACTGTCGCAGTTTTAGAATCTAGTAAACCTGAGGGTGAGGTTACCATAGCACTCTGGAGCGCTAGTAAACTTTATACTTATTAGAGTATTAGAGATAAAATCTTGGAAATTACTCTTATAGAACAAGCTAGATTTAGAACTGGGTATAGCTGCATAGACCAAGCCTTTAGTTTGACCATATTCACAGAAATAGCGGTAGATCCTTTCAGGCGATCATGTTTGAATACAAGCAGAGATCACGTACTAGCAGGCTTCGATCCGTCtgttatgtctttattaattctaatttattgttcttatatTAATTTGctaaaacacgataatttatttcaatttattaaaccactgtacagcaatttatttgactaataattacataatttatctatcggACGTTACATTTGAAACGCGTCGCGATCTTCTTTTCTGACTGCCCGTTTTCTCCAAAAAGACCCTTTCTCctgacccatcgtgtgtcaggtaggtatTACGtagaaaatacgtgaatgaatgagaatattagtaataaatatgtttacggttttgggtcagaatttatcgtaacacatCCATTTAATGGTACTACAGCCTGTCCGAGCTTGGCTTCTTTCAGTAAACTTCTTCACATATCTAGATCTACtactgttcttttccatgaacgtgCTTTTATATATGTAACGGAAGTTTTGAGATGTTATAAACTCAAGCACATGTTTTATTGGAAATAGAAAAAcatatttaattgttattaactATATTTTTAGGTACTGAATTCCCTATCATACCAAATACAGGAACAACCCCTCTAGTAGCTGATATGTCTTCGAATATTTTAACAAAAGAAATTGATGTATCAAAGGTAAATGATTTTATATAACAAATTAAGTgctatttatattaataatttttaacctCTTACCAAACGCAGTTTGGTATCATTTTTGCAGCCTCTCAGAAAAACTTAGGTACAGCTGGAGTTGCTCTATTAATTATTCGTGAAGATCTCTTGGGGTATACTTCACCCTACTGCCCTGGGATATTAAACTTCAAGACATTAAATGAATACAACTCTATTTTAAATACACCTCCAATCTTTTCGtaagtttttaagaatttttttgtaattttttagagTCAAAAGTGTTTTCACACAAATAAACACATACTGCTATTAAAACAAGGTCATGACTAGATCATGATGTACAATAAACTGGGCGATGTGGCTGGACCATGTAATTCGGATGAAAGAAACGACCCTAAAAAGTGATGCACTGTTGCAAGAGCCACGGGCAAGTAGAAAAAAAATCtatattacataaaaaagaacTTGCGAAACATAGGCATTGGCACATGTACACGCCATACTCTAAATAGAAAAAATGAAAGAAAGTTATTGATCAGTGAGCCAGAAAAATGCTTGATAGATTATCTGTTAAAGAAGACATGAACTAAAAAAACCAaaacatctttattttatttatttagaaatgtACACAACAGTTACCTATACAATATCAAAGTTTTTCCTTAATATTATCTGAACATTTCATGACCGATCGATTTCAATTaaagtcatatttttttatatttttcaggaTATACGTTATGGACAAAATTTTTCAATGGATTAAACGTAACGGGGGACTTTCCACCATGGAATCGTTGTGTAAAATAAAATCCCAATTACTCTACGACACGATCGACCAATCTAACAATTTTTACCATTCTCCTGCCGAGAAGAATGTCCGCAGCAGAATCAATATAACGTTTCGTATTAATGGTGGCGATGAAGATATTGAAAAAGAATTTCTGGTTGAAGCTGCTAAGAAAAACATGCTGCAGTTAAAGGGACATAGATTAGTGGGGGGTATTCGGGCTTCTTTATTTAATTCTGTAACTGTAGAAGAAGTTGAGATGTTGGTTGTGTTTATGAATGAgtttagaagaaaatataaaagtaaacaTTAATACCAATGTGTGTTTTTGCATTATTATGTAACCCTTAAGCGATCAccatttttgacgtgacaacgtcttaaattaggttgtggctcggagtcactcatgaaaaagtgtaacgcccgctcacgtctgttacgatgagtcaccgaacgagagagaggcccgccggaccggcgaatgccttgtgtctctctcccactcaaacatgatcggtccgctgcgcgcgcagcactagagaattaggcgcgttgaatcggtgcgtgcttgtgtctctgtctttctcgagcgttcttggcgttggaaaaccgagaaagcgtcataatacaagttcacacgtttggttaaagtatcgtcagctgtgtctgtagtgaaaatgtggagtgcttagattcgtcatttacaacaactacaacaataaaggtaaataattgtacactaatatttcattatcgtaaactatgagtgattgattaattgttagattgacacaaaagttgagaaactgagtttataggttatgtcatactattgacaaatgttgatagtgttaagtaaattattagtttaaatcactctgcaatcaatcgtaattcagtcgatagagaagaaacagcgcgtttcaactgcaaacaactattgtgcaatttaataatattcatatcaataaatattctaccgagaaaaagacgttgtcacgtaaaatcttcgcccgtaaaaccgactttacaggcaaccgaatttttttatttatgattctTATAGTCTACTGATAGGTTTTTATTTCCTGCACGACTAACTTTAAGGTAACGATTTATAATAACGTCAATTAAATCACATTCATATCATATACTAGTAGTTACCACCATACAGCCGAACCTTAGGATCCTTCTGAAAGTAATACAAAAACAGACTATATCGCAAAAATGTCAAGGCAAGACAAAAAAATCGTTTATTTGTTTTATGGGCTTCTAAAAAAGCGTTTAATCGTGTTAGTCATAGCATCTTAATAGAACTCTTAAATAAAAATGGAATAGAAAAAAACATCAGGAAAATCCAAAATTTTTATTGGCAACAAAAAGGGAATATCAAAATAAAGGCTCTGTGATACCGGAAGGTGTAAAATTATATTGAAAACAATAAGCAACTTTCGGTATGTCGACAATACCGTATTGGTGGTTATCAAACtaaagaatcttttaaaaatgcaattatttCTATTAAAGTGGAAGGCTTATCCACCAACAAACAATTCTTACTATTACAAGGCCTATGCCGGAAATACAATATTCTGCGtacaagaaacaaacaaaaatatgtaaatatttatttacacagCCAAATTGCCTCGCGTTAAAGAAATCGCTCTCTttctttttaattcgtttttctctgttttgcccatagtaattttaaaataataactaagTTTTTATTCAATATAGACCAGAGAATATTATCGCACGCGGTAAATAAAATAACCCAAAGATCCCTCCGTGAAGATCGTAGGGCGGGAGCGCGGAGGAAAAGTTTTTTAAGTCACTTTTCGTTTGGAGTTCGAGAAGGCAACTTTTAGAAACGTGCTTCCAGAGAGGCGATTTGCGTTCTACTCCGGCGATAGAGACTGGAAGCAAAATATCTAGCtgcatattaaaataaaagtagtaaGAAAGAAAAACAGTTTGATATTTTGATACATTGTAATTGATTTAACTAGGATTTTAAATTTCTTACATAAGCAGGATATGtatatacagtctgtcccaaacccttctttcagtgcgtcactaattttgacgtcatataggattttaagaatgtcgagaattattgcatgacattttaatcgtaatctctctttttctaattgaaaacaatttaataattttaatattagtctttgttctttctcgatatatctcggcatatttaaaatatttttatgacaataaatacaaaattaaattttcactgtaaaatgtctgataatactaacctggaatgacaattatcattttatcagttgacattgtgaaagtactgtcacgatcgagacaatctgcatcaaattatatttatgcgcatcattgattggatatctatttagcgtattctaaactccaaccaattatacatccgtaagtagaattagctttacgataaataattttctaagctctatgtataataatcacagactacgaattttgaccatgatgaacggcattttgaccatgtggaatgcaattttagattcccttgccgagtaatttatcaagctgtttgctttgcaagttttagaaagcacagtggtaaaaatttgaattcggttttgcctggtagaaatcgtttgatttctctttttgtttttagatggcgtagttacgtccgtatatagttattttgataattattgtctaggacgggaaagatttttgttttggttcagagcagtggctataccgttttgaggagacctaaagaggtcgaaatacgtataagcggcttgtcgctgccctgtatcgaaacaaaaatctaataccgtcattctgtatcatattttatatttgtaaagCTTATAGGCAAGAATtgctttaatttttaatattaaaatttattttatatttttttcatatacaatAAATATGAGTTATAGTTAATATCTTGATTTATTTGTTCCAGCTAAACTCATTGTTCAGATTCACTTCTAAGATAAGATgttctcacacctgagagactgaaCTAAATgaggcctaacaattggctcccaaagaaacTTGTGAGTTTTATGGTtctacattggctcccaactttcggaggtagttatattgttacccattggcaccCAAGGTCTCTGATGAGTTGTTCAATGGTTACACATTGGCCCCACGTTGGATGTCCAACTAAGTCAACTAAGATTTGCAGACAACAATGTTTTGATCGCTGATAATTCTACAGAACTACaagacctaaatgcagctagcgaTGAAGTTAGACTAAAGATGAACTtggcaaaaacaaaaaccatgtacaatgaGCTAGTGGatatccaagatgtaataataaatagCACTGCACTTGAGAcggtagacgagtatgtatacctgggacaattaatacataaatctggcaccttactcccagaaatcaacagaagaatgaaactggcttgagTATCTTTTGATAAAACTGCTGTAACATTTAAATCGAGAATGCCTTACAGCTGAAGAAAagagcattcgatcagtgtatactaccaatcacgACTCAGGTTTGCGAAACTTTGACACTACAGAAAGAGATAATAGCGATACTTAAAGTCACTCAAATGCCATTGGAGCGATGCATGATATGCATAATAAAGAGAGATCGCAAAAGAATAGATCACTGGAGAGATTCCATTGGCATTTCCGTGTTTGATtttgtatcagcccgagtgtctGACGATGCTGAGATGCTGAAGTGACgtcataacactctattgataccgattcaaaTACGGGATCCATCGCTTCTAAAAGAAGTGATAGTCAAATGCTCGAATTACTaaattatgaatattttttaCTCCTATTTTAAATTTGGAACtcattttttgcaatttttttaagaACTGcaaattattctttttatatatttacccTAGTACGTATCATCTAATTTTGAAACTAACAAACTACTTGGTAAATCGAACTACCGAACTAACCCACTCGCCCCCAGCTTAACTAAATAGTCAAGATAAAGTCTGCGCTGCGCTTGCATTTGCACTGCACGTGAATAAATACTCGACTGTGAcaaattgttaaatttaatttagtttatagTTTTAATCTTTAGTCCTTTTTCTGGAGCCTTGCGCGTAGGTTCGCGGTTTGGCTCCAGAACGACGACTCTTTTTTTTAATCCAGTTAATCCCAATAATCCAGGTGAGTTACTTTTTCTTATTTGTTATACTTACTGATGCCTTCTTGCTTATTGTTACTGTTAAATATTggacatttttttaaatggaacctGGCAACGCTCAATATTTTTGATCTTCCAGCTTGCGACTGGAACAGTGACAGCATAAAATAGACGTTTACAGAGTTtccatttaacatgtgtaatttTAAGGTCGTTATGTAGTTCATTTTGCAGTGTTTAAAGTCACAATAAAGTGTACTGTTCTTTTGTGAATATAACTGCTAAATTAATAGACCTAAGTAGCAACATACTAAGATAATGTCCCTCCACGAACCCTAAATGTATGTCAATGGATTTAGTTAGTTATTAAATgcgttttcttaattttttatgtattttctatttaaaatatgttttgtttttaaaaatcaatgTGTGTTATGAAAAAAGAACTGTCGGTGATGACGGTCATTCTATATCCCAGCAGAGAATTCTCGCCAGCGTTATACGAATTAtttttagcccagtctggttatacaaaaatcatcgatttcacggcaaaatgtttcgaagatatctgaagcttttaagacataggtgggggttactagatgacgaatagataaaaagatactcctatttttaccttgcgttttttttaaacaataatttatggtcagaatttgattttttatctataagttttttcgcttataatttaaataaacaatatttataccattttttatatcaagaatatctttattttcccgttttttcaattaaaattgataaataatttacggagatatttgcaaaaaagcagtttttttgcactaatttataaatttaattaatttttttattaacaaaacaaaatgttattagtacatttcaacattgaggaattaccgtcctttaaatttgtgctaAATTTCTtcccgatcagtcaaatagtttaaaaattattcaatttgtttgtccctgggactaattatttaaaccattgatcttgccctatgaatgatgctagacacatttaacaaatttcatggGATTCTATAAGACTTATACTATGTCAGAAGTTATATGAATAttaagttttcatcgaaattatttacaaaataagcgtttgaaaaaggggtatgttttttacttataaacaattgtaataacttctatatttttcaagctacagacttgtacgtacaaccactatatagctggtaaaaaaactctcatttaacaaaaaaataaaccttctatgaacaataggaacaaggttagcgacaa is drawn from Diabrotica undecimpunctata isolate CICGRU chromosome 5, icDiaUnde3, whole genome shotgun sequence and contains these coding sequences:
- the LOC140442401 gene encoding phosphoserine aminotransferase-like, which codes for MDQKRAINFGAGPAKLPREVLEDIQKEMLSYGQTGMSITEISHRSDEYAQINANAQKTLRNLLTIPANYKILFVAGGGQGAFSAIPMNLIGRTGSADYLVTGTWSKVAAEEAKKYGKINIAATEGQISDPRVWKLDPNAGYVFYCDNDTIDGTEFPIIPNTGTTPLVADMSSNILTKEIDVSKFGIIFAASQKNLGTAGVALLIIREDLLGYTSPYCPGILNFKTLNEYNSILNTPPIFSIYVMDKIFQWIKRNGGLSTMESLCKIKSQLLYDTIDQSNNFYHSPAEKNVRSRINITFRINGGDEDIEKEFLVEAAKKNMLQLKGHRLVGGIRASLFNSVTVEEVEMLVVFMNEFRRKYKSKH